Proteins from one Deinococcus sp. AB2017081 genomic window:
- a CDS encoding extracellular solute-binding protein has product MRALLPLTALLASAAQAAPLRLEFWHAMGGVKDTVAGYARDFNASQSAYEVVAVSHANYRELLPKFQSAVREGRAPALAQLEFTQWPALAAQGDLTELNRAVEALPDALSGDVYPAVWKSGQLAGKTYGLPWNVSVPVLLYNAGALRKAGVSFQNTWTALETASRTLATGGRRPLIAAADAWTFEANVLSRGGALAEGSRPTLNSPEAILALTQLARMSAAGLAQPRTLDDATRGAFDFARGQNLFVPASVANWNDARRLPFFTLGVAPFPCEKSGCTVPLGGAVLSVPRGTTAAAQAGAVAFWQYLMEPARLSGWIQTTAYAPPRRAVVPLLDGWYTQNPQLRAAHAQMTRAVPRPTVPAYARWTALIEQAITRATTGQVSARVALDDAQREALR; this is encoded by the coding sequence ATGCGTGCCCTGCTGCCCCTGACCGCCCTCCTCGCCTCTGCCGCCCAGGCCGCGCCGCTGCGCCTGGAGTTCTGGCATGCCATGGGCGGCGTCAAGGACACCGTGGCCGGCTACGCACGCGACTTCAATGCGTCCCAGTCGGCGTACGAGGTCGTGGCGGTGTCACATGCGAACTACCGCGAGCTGCTGCCGAAGTTCCAGAGTGCCGTCCGGGAGGGCCGCGCTCCTGCCCTGGCACAGCTGGAGTTCACGCAGTGGCCCGCGCTGGCCGCCCAGGGTGACCTGACGGAGCTGAACCGTGCCGTGGAGGCCCTGCCCGACGCCCTGAGCGGCGACGTCTACCCGGCGGTGTGGAAATCCGGGCAGCTGGCGGGCAAGACCTATGGCCTGCCTTGGAACGTGTCGGTGCCGGTGCTGCTGTACAACGCCGGGGCGCTGCGCAAGGCCGGCGTGAGCTTCCAGAACACCTGGACGGCGCTGGAGACGGCCAGCCGCACGCTCGCCACCGGGGGCCGCCGTCCGCTCATTGCGGCGGCCGATGCATGGACCTTCGAGGCCAATGTCCTGTCGCGCGGCGGGGCGCTGGCCGAGGGCAGCCGGCCCACGCTGAACAGCCCGGAGGCCATCCTGGCCCTGACCCAGCTGGCCCGCATGAGCGCCGCCGGGCTCGCGCAGCCGCGCACGCTGGACGACGCGACCCGTGGGGCCTTCGATTTCGCCCGTGGGCAGAACCTGTTCGTGCCGGCCAGCGTCGCCAACTGGAACGATGCCCGGCGCCTGCCGTTCTTCACCCTGGGGGTCGCGCCGTTTCCATGCGAGAAGTCTGGCTGCACCGTCCCGCTGGGTGGCGCGGTGCTGAGCGTGCCGCGCGGCACGACGGCCGCCGCACAGGCCGGGGCCGTGGCGTTCTGGCAGTACCTGATGGAACCGGCCCGCCTGAGCGGCTGGATCCAGACCACCGCGTACGCGCCCCCGCGCCGCGCCGTGGTGCCGCTGCTGGACGGGTGGTACACGCAGAACCCGCAGCTGCGCGCCGCCCACGCCCAGATGACCCGCGCGGTGCCGCGCCCGACCGTGCCCGCGTATGCCCGCTGGACGGCGCTGATCGAGCAGGCGATCACGCGGGCCACCACCGGTCAGGTCAGTGCCAGGGTCGCGCTGGACGATGCCCAGCGTGAGGCGCTGCGGTAG
- a CDS encoding PLP-dependent aminotransferase family protein: MTSTLPSLDFQAAFATRVRGMTASAIREILKVTQQPDVISFAGGLPAPELFPLDDVKAATARVLDTAGPAALQYSTTEGHLPLREWIAAQGGIPASNVQIVTGSQQGLDLLGKILISEGDTVLVEAPTYLGALQSFQPYLPNYVQLPTDDGGIDVDALEDILKTTRAKLLYAVPNFQNPTGRTLNLARRRRLVELTAQYGVLVIEDDPYGALRFTGEALPSLYALGLELAGDVDRNHVIYSSSFSKTLVPGLRDAWVQAARPVIQKLIQAKQGADLHTPTLNQMVITELLPILPRQIETVKAAYGERARHMMTRIAADFPTGVHHTVPEGGMFLWVTLPAGLDTQAMLPRAVERRVAYVPGRPFYALGGGENTMRLSYCTATPEQIETGIRALGDTVRDALA, from the coding sequence ATGACCTCCACGCTTCCCTCCCTGGACTTCCAGGCGGCCTTCGCCACACGCGTGCGTGGCATGACCGCCAGCGCCATCCGCGAGATCCTGAAGGTCACGCAGCAGCCGGACGTGATCAGCTTCGCCGGGGGCCTGCCCGCGCCGGAACTGTTCCCGCTGGACGACGTGAAGGCGGCCACCGCCCGGGTGCTGGACACCGCCGGCCCGGCCGCACTGCAGTACTCGACCACCGAGGGTCACCTGCCGCTGCGTGAGTGGATCGCCGCGCAGGGCGGCATTCCCGCCAGCAACGTGCAGATCGTGACCGGCAGCCAGCAGGGGCTCGATCTGCTGGGCAAGATCCTGATCAGCGAGGGCGACACGGTGCTGGTCGAGGCTCCCACGTACCTGGGTGCCCTGCAGTCCTTCCAGCCGTACCTGCCGAACTACGTGCAGCTCCCGACCGATGACGGCGGCATCGACGTGGATGCGCTGGAGGACATCCTGAAGACCACGCGGGCCAAGCTGCTGTACGCCGTGCCCAATTTCCAGAACCCCACGGGACGCACCCTGAACCTCGCCCGCCGCCGCCGGCTGGTCGAACTCACGGCGCAGTACGGTGTGCTGGTCATCGAGGACGATCCGTACGGAGCGCTGCGCTTCACCGGCGAGGCCCTGCCCAGCCTGTACGCGCTGGGCCTGGAACTCGCGGGCGACGTCGACCGGAACCATGTCATCTACAGCAGTTCGTTCAGCAAGACCCTGGTGCCGGGCCTGCGCGACGCGTGGGTGCAGGCCGCCCGGCCGGTCATCCAGAAACTGATCCAGGCCAAACAGGGCGCGGACCTGCACACGCCCACCCTGAACCAGATGGTCATCACGGAACTGCTGCCCATCCTGCCGCGCCAGATCGAGACCGTGAAGGCGGCCTACGGCGAGCGGGCGCGGCACATGATGACCCGGATCGCCGCCGATTTTCCGACAGGCGTGCACCACACCGTCCCCGAGGGTGGCATGTTCCTGTGGGTCACGCTGCCGGCAGGGCTCGACACCCAGGCCATGTTGCCCCGCGCGGTCGAGCGCAGGGTCGCGTACGTGCCCGGCCGTCCCTTCTACGCGCTGGGCGGCGGCGAGAACACCATGCGCCTGAGCTACTGCACGGCCACACCAGAGCAGATCGAGACGGGCATCCGGGCGCTGGGCGACACCGTCCGGGACGCGCTGGCCTGA
- the fba gene encoding class II fructose-1,6-bisphosphate aldolase: protein MLVTGNDILVPARAGKYGVGSFNTNNMEITQAIIHTAEKLRSPVMVQMSEGAIKYGGQDLANIVIDLAQRATVPVALHLDHGSSYESALKAIKMGFTSIMIDASHHGFDENVHETKRVVEAAHAMGISVEAELGRLGGIEEHIVVDEKDAFLTDPEEAVQFVEQTGTDYLAIAIGTSHGAFKGKGRPYIDQARIVKIGELLGVPLVAHGSSGVPQEIVERFRAAGGQIGDAAGIADDDLKEACQHGIAKVNVDTDLRLASTVGIREALAANPKEFDPRKIFGPARDVMAQVIEHKMRVLGSVGKA, encoded by the coding sequence ATGCTCGTCACCGGTAATGACATCCTGGTTCCCGCCCGCGCCGGCAAGTATGGCGTCGGCTCGTTCAACACCAACAACATGGAGATCACGCAGGCGATCATCCACACCGCCGAGAAGCTCCGTAGTCCGGTCATGGTGCAGATGTCCGAGGGTGCCATCAAGTACGGCGGACAGGATCTGGCGAACATCGTCATCGATCTCGCGCAGCGGGCCACGGTGCCGGTCGCGCTGCACCTGGACCACGGCAGCTCCTACGAGTCGGCGCTGAAGGCGATCAAGATGGGCTTCACGAGCATCATGATCGACGCCTCGCACCACGGCTTCGACGAGAACGTCCACGAAACGAAACGGGTCGTGGAGGCCGCGCACGCCATGGGTATCAGCGTGGAGGCCGAACTCGGTCGCCTGGGCGGCATCGAGGAGCACATCGTCGTGGACGAGAAGGACGCCTTCCTGACCGATCCCGAGGAGGCCGTGCAGTTCGTCGAGCAGACCGGCACCGACTACCTGGCCATCGCCATCGGCACCAGCCACGGCGCGTTCAAGGGCAAGGGCCGGCCGTACATCGATCAGGCGCGTATCGTGAAGATCGGTGAACTGCTGGGTGTCCCGCTGGTCGCGCACGGCAGCAGCGGCGTACCGCAGGAGATCGTGGAGCGCTTCCGCGCCGCCGGCGGGCAGATCGGCGACGCCGCCGGCATCGCGGACGACGACCTGAAAGAGGCGTGCCAGCATGGCATCGCCAAGGTCAACGTGGACACCGATCTGCGGCTGGCGAGCACCGTGGGCATCCGTGAGGCGCTCGCGGCGAATCCCAAGGAATTCGATCCCCGCAAGATCTTCGGGCCGGCAAGAGATGTGATGGCCCAGGTCATCGAGCACAAGATGCGTGTGCTGGGCAGCGTCGGCAAGGCCTGA
- a CDS encoding S8 family peptidase — MRIPIPRPPFSRPGALLLGAALLAASASTAGAAGLSPTLLERARRGDQTQVGVIVRFAFGNDQRGRAQLKNLRGQLVSRLNQFGPAAGFINQALKSGTATQLWLDQSIYLPLTPVQARALAALPFVTDVFENFKVQIPAPQRARALSASAAAAGEPWHLAKIGAPQAWAAGFKGQGIKIGHLDSGIDASHPQLSGKVVAFAEFNAAGDRVNSQPHDTTNHGTHTAGLLVGSTVGVAPSAKVISALVLPNNEGTFAQVIAGMQYVLDPDNNADTDDGADVVNMSLGIPGTYDEFIVPVQNMLKAGVVPVFAIGNFGPAGGTTGSPGNLPDAVGVGAVGQDGQVASFSSRGPVTWNSTIKGTFTKPDIAAPGVEITSAFPGNQYGALSGSSQASPIAAGAVALMLSAKPGTGVDAIKNALYTSASNASSKNNNVGYGLISVPGAMGKLGVNVNASAPAPTPAPAPTPTPAPAPTPTPTPAPSPAPAPTPTPAPTPAPAPAPAKKPTGPAGYDLCALEGQPCKFTGQRQAAFGTDGKFLTGTATNGFTCSVAEWGRDPAPGLTKGCFIKPVAAQPAPTPAPTPAPTPTPAPAPAKQPTGPAGYTLCSLEGQPCKFTGQRQAAFGTDGKFLTGTGTDGFNCTVAEWGRDPAPGLTKGCFIKPVSGQPVPAPAPTPAPAPTPGGNAGGRPTVLLIDDDMGQGADVTAALRDAIKANAATGGAFVFNTQTQGQVPLSELQRADIVIWASGEAYQNTITAADQNTLRQYLSRGGRVIVTGQDIGFDIGSSDFYRTTLKTQLLADSSGIAKFVTRGMLGSASYTLNAGGSAANQYYPDVIADLNGSYVAASWGTANATAQSIKAQSLRQDGNGTRASAKANGPRISAQEARDNAGAIVVNDAGSYRTITMGFGLEGLAPAQQNSLLRAAFDWLMK, encoded by the coding sequence ATGAGAATCCCAATCCCCAGGCCACCGTTCTCCCGACCGGGGGCCCTGCTGCTCGGTGCCGCCCTCCTGGCGGCCAGCGCGTCCACGGCGGGCGCGGCCGGCCTGTCCCCGACCCTGCTGGAACGTGCCCGGCGCGGTGACCAGACGCAGGTGGGCGTGATCGTCCGCTTTGCCTTCGGCAATGACCAGCGGGGCCGCGCCCAGCTGAAGAACCTGCGCGGGCAGCTGGTCAGTCGTCTGAACCAGTTCGGCCCGGCTGCCGGGTTCATCAACCAGGCGCTCAAGTCCGGCACGGCCACGCAGCTGTGGCTCGACCAGAGCATCTACCTGCCGCTCACGCCTGTGCAGGCCCGTGCCCTGGCGGCACTGCCCTTCGTGACAGACGTGTTCGAGAACTTCAAGGTGCAGATTCCCGCCCCCCAGCGGGCCCGGGCGCTCAGTGCGTCGGCCGCCGCCGCCGGGGAGCCGTGGCACCTCGCGAAGATCGGCGCGCCGCAGGCGTGGGCCGCCGGCTTCAAGGGCCAGGGCATCAAGATCGGGCACCTGGATTCCGGGATCGACGCCAGCCACCCGCAGCTGTCCGGCAAGGTCGTGGCCTTCGCCGAATTCAATGCGGCGGGCGACCGCGTGAACAGCCAGCCGCACGACACCACCAACCACGGAACCCACACCGCCGGCCTGCTGGTCGGCAGCACCGTCGGCGTGGCCCCCAGCGCGAAGGTCATCAGCGCCCTGGTGCTGCCCAACAACGAGGGCACCTTCGCCCAGGTGATCGCCGGCATGCAGTATGTCCTCGACCCCGACAACAACGCCGATACCGATGACGGCGCGGATGTCGTGAACATGAGCCTGGGCATTCCCGGCACCTACGACGAGTTCATCGTGCCGGTGCAGAACATGCTCAAGGCCGGAGTGGTGCCGGTCTTCGCCATCGGGAACTTCGGCCCGGCCGGCGGCACCACCGGCAGCCCGGGCAACCTGCCCGACGCCGTCGGTGTGGGCGCGGTCGGTCAGGACGGTCAGGTGGCGAGCTTCAGCTCCCGCGGGCCGGTCACGTGGAACAGCACGATCAAAGGTACCTTCACCAAGCCCGACATCGCCGCGCCGGGTGTGGAGATCACCAGCGCGTTCCCCGGCAACCAGTACGGTGCCCTGAGCGGCTCCTCGCAGGCCAGCCCCATCGCGGCGGGCGCGGTCGCCCTGATGCTGTCGGCCAAGCCGGGCACCGGTGTGGACGCGATCAAGAACGCGCTGTACACCAGTGCCAGCAACGCCTCCAGCAAGAACAACAACGTCGGCTACGGCCTGATCAGCGTGCCCGGCGCGATGGGCAAACTCGGCGTGAACGTGAACGCCTCGGCTCCTGCGCCCACACCTGCCCCCGCCCCGACGCCGACTCCAGCCCCTGCTCCCACACCAACGCCTACGCCAGCTCCGTCACCTGCTCCTGCCCCGACGCCGACTCCTGCTCCGACTCCGGCACCTGCTCCTGCACCGGCCAAGAAGCCGACCGGCCCCGCCGGCTACGACCTGTGTGCGCTCGAAGGTCAGCCGTGCAAGTTCACTGGCCAGCGTCAGGCGGCCTTCGGCACCGACGGCAAGTTCCTGACCGGCACCGCCACCAACGGCTTCACCTGCTCGGTGGCCGAGTGGGGCCGTGACCCCGCCCCCGGCCTGACCAAGGGCTGCTTCATCAAGCCCGTGGCGGCCCAGCCGGCCCCGACGCCTGCACCTACCCCCGCTCCGACGCCCACGCCAGCCCCGGCTCCGGCGAAACAGCCCACTGGCCCGGCCGGCTACACGCTGTGCTCGCTGGAAGGCCAGCCCTGCAAGTTCACGGGTCAGCGTCAGGCCGCGTTCGGTACGGACGGCAAGTTCCTGACCGGCACCGGCACCGACGGCTTCAACTGCACCGTGGCCGAATGGGGCCGCGATCCGGCGCCCGGTCTGACCAAGGGCTGCTTCATCAAGCCGGTGAGCGGCCAGCCTGTTCCCGCGCCGGCCCCCACCCCGGCACCCGCGCCCACGCCCGGCGGCAACGCGGGCGGCCGGCCCACCGTGCTCCTGATCGACGACGACATGGGCCAGGGAGCCGACGTGACGGCAGCGCTGCGTGACGCCATCAAGGCCAACGCGGCCACCGGCGGCGCCTTCGTGTTCAACACGCAGACCCAGGGCCAGGTGCCCCTCAGCGAACTCCAGCGCGCCGACATCGTCATCTGGGCGAGCGGCGAGGCATACCAGAACACCATCACCGCCGCCGACCAGAACACCCTGCGGCAGTACCTGTCCCGTGGTGGCCGGGTCATCGTGACCGGCCAGGACATCGGCTTCGATATCGGCAGCAGCGACTTCTACCGCACCACCCTGAAGACGCAGCTGCTCGCGGATTCCAGCGGCATCGCGAAGTTCGTGACGCGCGGTATGCTCGGCAGCGCGTCGTACACCCTGAATGCCGGCGGCAGCGCCGCCAACCAGTACTACCCGGATGTGATCGCGGATCTGAACGGCAGCTACGTGGCGGCGTCCTGGGGCACCGCGAACGCCACGGCGCAGAGCATCAAGGCGCAGAGCCTGCGTCAGGACGGCAATGGCACCCGCGCCAGTGCCAAGGCGAACGGCCCCCGGATCAGTGCGCAGGAGGCCCGGGACAACGCCGGCGCGATCGTCGTGAACGATGCCGGCAGCTACCGCACCATCACCATGGGCTTCGGGCTCGAGGGCCTCGCGCCGGCCCAGCAGAACAGCCTGCTGCGCGCTGCCTTCGACTGGCTGATGAAGTAA
- a CDS encoding CBS domain-containing protein, with translation MTKLSDIMTMQLTTTDAQATLKEVAGLMAQEDIGSVLIMDGDHLRGIITDRDIVVRAVAFGHDFGTPVTDYTTGDVYTMDADTDVKDAAREMAARQIRRLPVTRDGRVVGIVSLADLANLEGSSADQTALEGISKPS, from the coding sequence ATGACGAAGCTCTCGGACATCATGACCATGCAGCTCACCACCACCGATGCCCAGGCCACCCTGAAAGAGGTCGCGGGCCTGATGGCGCAGGAGGACATCGGCAGTGTCCTGATCATGGACGGTGACCACCTGCGCGGGATCATCACGGACCGGGACATCGTCGTGCGGGCGGTGGCCTTCGGGCACGACTTCGGCACGCCCGTGACCGACTACACGACTGGCGACGTGTACACCATGGACGCCGATACCGACGTAAAGGACGCCGCGCGGGAGATGGCGGCGCGCCAGATCCGGCGTCTGCCCGTGACCCGTGACGGCCGGGTCGTGGGGATCGTCAGTCTGGCCGACCTCGCGAACCTGGAGGGCAGCAGCGCCGACCAGACCGCACTGGAGGGCATCAGCAAACCGAGCTGA
- a CDS encoding DnaJ C-terminal domain-containing protein — translation MAYKEYYDVLGVPRSASEADIKSAYRKLAKQYHPDKNAGDERAAERFKEIGEAYAVLSDPEKRKVYDQFGHTGQVPPGYGGPGGAGGFQGGDFSGFDPSQFSDFFQGLFGMGGRGAAATGGFRNPAGQQVNLDDLLGGGGLGGGRRFVQNVEGELQVTLEEAYAGSDEVINVDGKRLSLRVPAGTRDGARLRLAGQGPGGGDVLLTIRVLEDARFELDGDHLTTSVDVPAPVAALGGDVKVQTISGGAGQLSVPAGSSGGRRMRLRGQGWPRKDGTRGDLYVRLNVTVPKSLTDEEKELYRQLRDLAQ, via the coding sequence ATGGCCTACAAGGAGTACTACGACGTCCTGGGCGTGCCCCGCAGCGCGTCCGAGGCGGACATCAAGAGCGCGTACCGCAAGCTCGCCAAGCAGTACCACCCGGACAAGAACGCCGGCGACGAGCGGGCCGCCGAGCGCTTCAAGGAGATCGGCGAGGCGTACGCGGTGCTGAGCGACCCGGAGAAGCGCAAGGTGTACGACCAGTTCGGGCACACCGGGCAGGTGCCGCCCGGGTACGGCGGCCCGGGCGGAGCCGGCGGCTTCCAGGGCGGGGACTTCTCGGGCTTCGACCCCAGCCAGTTCAGCGACTTCTTCCAGGGCCTGTTCGGCATGGGGGGGCGCGGCGCGGCGGCGACCGGGGGCTTCCGCAACCCGGCCGGGCAGCAGGTGAACCTGGACGACCTGCTGGGCGGCGGGGGCCTGGGCGGCGGAAGGCGGTTCGTGCAGAACGTGGAGGGCGAACTCCAGGTGACGCTGGAGGAGGCCTACGCCGGCAGCGACGAGGTCATCAACGTGGACGGCAAGCGCCTGTCGCTGCGCGTCCCGGCCGGCACCCGCGACGGGGCCCGGCTGCGGCTGGCCGGCCAGGGCCCCGGCGGCGGCGACGTGCTGCTCACCATCCGCGTGCTGGAGGACGCCCGCTTCGAGCTGGACGGCGACCACCTGACGACCAGCGTGGACGTGCCCGCGCCCGTGGCGGCGCTGGGCGGCGACGTGAAGGTGCAGACCATCAGCGGTGGGGCGGGGCAGCTGAGCGTCCCGGCAGGCTCCAGTGGCGGGCGGCGCATGCGTCTGCGCGGGCAGGGCTGGCCGCGCAAGGACGGCACCCGCGGCGACCTCTACGTGCGCCTGAACGTGACCGTGCCCAAGTCCCTGACGGACGAGGAGAAGGAGCTGTACCGGCAGCTGCGCGACCTGGCACAGTGA
- a CDS encoding VF530 family DNA-binding protein: protein MGDGERRSGMEGVPVSAVQALSRDPLHGVTLQHLVEKLHAEYGWEELARRIPVRCFQSDPSVTSSLKFLRKTPWAREQVEEEFRRLTRREEGNPLTLALKRGDTAEFTRLLASGTMSQARVHGALGWALRHLPADDERLAGVLRPLLEGVEDVNHWPDHAPLPLLSLAIDRDADPAFVRDLLRRGADADDARFWPPLLHTTDVEGQAYRGKRRAPRTDVLDALLAAGADASRADARGNTALSIAHAYGLRAFVNKLNPPNTPPPSPSDL from the coding sequence ATGGGTGACGGCGAGCGGCGGAGCGGCATGGAGGGCGTGCCGGTGTCCGCCGTGCAGGCTCTGTCCCGCGATCCCCTGCACGGCGTCACCCTCCAGCACCTCGTGGAGAAGCTGCACGCCGAGTACGGGTGGGAGGAGCTGGCGCGGCGCATCCCGGTGCGCTGCTTCCAGAGCGACCCGAGCGTGACGAGCAGCCTGAAGTTCCTGCGCAAGACGCCGTGGGCGCGCGAGCAGGTCGAGGAGGAGTTCCGGCGGCTGACCCGGCGCGAGGAGGGCAACCCCCTGACGCTGGCGCTCAAGCGCGGCGACACCGCGGAGTTCACGCGGCTGCTGGCGTCGGGCACCATGAGCCAGGCGCGGGTGCACGGCGCGCTCGGCTGGGCGCTGCGGCACCTCCCGGCGGACGACGAGCGGCTGGCGGGTGTACTGCGCCCGCTGCTGGAGGGGGTGGAGGACGTGAACCACTGGCCCGACCACGCGCCGCTGCCCCTGCTGAGTCTCGCCATCGACCGGGACGCCGACCCCGCGTTCGTCCGCGACCTGCTGCGCCGCGGGGCGGACGCGGACGACGCACGCTTCTGGCCGCCGCTGCTGCACACCACCGACGTGGAGGGGCAGGCCTACCGCGGCAAGCGCCGCGCGCCGCGCACCGACGTGCTGGACGCCCTGCTGGCCGCCGGAGCCGACGCCTCGCGCGCTGACGCCCGCGGCAACACGGCCCTCTCGATCGCTCATGCCTACGGCCTGCGCGCCTTCGTGAACAAGCTGAACCCGCCGAATACTCCACCCCCCAGCCCCTCAGATCTCTAG
- a CDS encoding nucleotide exchange factor GrpE — MFRRRGKPMTDDHTKNGASTETDPKTIDAQTGEVQADLDVPETDTDNLEEDVDTAFPGMDENMFGQVQEMMARLQKADELEQENTDLKVKLSRLATDFEGYRTRTQQDVAAAQGQGISKAAEALMPVYDDIDRALSMVSDDPAKLVPGMQAVQGKVLGVFAGLGLEATGKVGEAFDPQWHEALQVVQGDEDDVIVQVYQLGFRMGDRLVRPARVVVSRRG; from the coding sequence ATGTTCCGACGCCGAGGTAAACCCATGACCGACGACCACACCAAGAACGGTGCGAGCACCGAGACCGACCCCAAGACCATTGACGCGCAGACCGGTGAAGTTCAGGCCGACCTCGACGTGCCCGAGACCGACACGGACAACCTCGAAGAGGACGTCGACACCGCCTTCCCCGGCATGGACGAGAACATGTTCGGGCAGGTGCAGGAGATGATGGCTAGGCTCCAGAAGGCCGACGAGCTGGAGCAGGAGAACACCGACCTGAAGGTCAAGCTCAGCCGACTCGCCACGGACTTCGAGGGCTACCGCACGCGCACGCAGCAGGACGTGGCCGCCGCGCAGGGCCAGGGAATCAGCAAGGCCGCCGAGGCCCTGATGCCCGTGTACGACGACATCGACCGCGCCCTGAGCATGGTGAGCGACGACCCGGCGAAGCTCGTGCCGGGGATGCAGGCCGTGCAGGGCAAGGTGCTGGGCGTATTCGCGGGGCTGGGCCTGGAGGCGACCGGCAAGGTCGGCGAGGCCTTCGACCCGCAGTGGCACGAGGCGTTGCAGGTCGTCCAGGGCGACGAGGACGACGTGATCGTGCAGGTCTACCAGCTGGGCTTCCGCATGGGCGACCGCCTGGTGCGCCCGGCGCGTGTGGTCGTGAGCCGCAGGGGGTGA
- the dnaK gene encoding molecular chaperone DnaK: MAKAVGIDLGTTNSVISVMEGGRPEVIVNAEGARTTPSVVAYKGDERLVGQIARRQAALNPAATLFEVKRFIGRRWDEVKEEASRSPFAVKEGPGGSVRITVDGKDLAPEQVSAEVLRKLVTDASNKLGQKITDAVITVPAYFDNSQREATKQAGEIAGLNVLRVINEPTAAALAYGLERKGNETVLVFDLGGGTFDVTILELGDGVFEVKSTAGDTHLGGADFDHRIVDWLAGEFEKEHKFDLRKDKQALQRLIEAAEKAKIELSNASDTSISLPFITFDPETRTPMHLERTLTRAKFEELTGDLLRRVRKPVEQALSDAKLDAGKIDEVILVGGSTRIPAVKRIVQEIVGKTPNESVNPDEAVALGAAVQAGIIQGDSSLGDIVLVDVTPLTLGVEVKGGMIAPMITRNTTVPAKKTEIYTTAENNQPGVEIVVLQGERPMAADNKSLGRFKLEGIPPMRAGQAQIEVTFDIDANGILHVTAKEKTSGKESSIRIENTTTLDKTDVERMVKEAEQNADADKKRRERVEKRNTLDSLRVQALGQIEENGSAPQDAKDKLKAAADEAEEAVRVDDDAKIESAQKKLEEELRSFMTAAQQAGQGQGDAQGQPTANRADDDVIDADFKPAE, from the coding sequence ATGGCCAAAGCTGTCGGAATCGATCTTGGTACCACCAACTCCGTGATCTCCGTGATGGAGGGGGGTCGCCCCGAAGTCATCGTCAACGCCGAGGGCGCGCGCACCACGCCGTCCGTCGTCGCGTACAAGGGCGACGAGCGCCTCGTCGGGCAGATCGCCCGCCGTCAGGCCGCCCTGAACCCCGCCGCCACCCTCTTCGAGGTCAAGCGCTTCATCGGCCGCCGCTGGGATGAAGTCAAGGAAGAGGCCTCCCGCAGCCCCTTCGCCGTCAAGGAAGGCCCCGGCGGCAGCGTGCGCATCACCGTGGACGGCAAGGATCTCGCGCCCGAGCAGGTCAGCGCGGAAGTCCTGCGCAAGCTCGTCACGGACGCCAGCAACAAGCTCGGCCAGAAGATCACGGACGCCGTCATCACCGTGCCCGCGTACTTCGACAACAGCCAGCGCGAGGCGACCAAGCAGGCGGGCGAGATCGCAGGCCTGAACGTCCTGCGCGTCATCAACGAGCCCACCGCCGCCGCGCTCGCGTACGGCCTGGAGCGCAAGGGCAACGAGACCGTCCTCGTCTTCGACCTGGGGGGCGGCACCTTCGACGTCACCATCCTGGAACTCGGCGACGGCGTGTTCGAGGTGAAATCCACCGCCGGTGACACGCACCTGGGCGGCGCGGACTTCGACCACCGCATCGTGGACTGGCTCGCGGGCGAGTTCGAGAAGGAGCACAAGTTCGACCTGCGCAAGGACAAGCAGGCCCTGCAGCGCCTCATCGAGGCCGCCGAGAAGGCCAAGATCGAGCTGTCCAACGCCAGCGATACCAGCATCTCCCTGCCGTTCATCACCTTCGACCCGGAGACGCGCACGCCCATGCACCTCGAGCGCACGCTGACCCGCGCGAAGTTCGAGGAACTGACCGGCGACCTGCTGCGCCGCGTGCGCAAGCCCGTCGAACAGGCCCTCAGTGATGCCAAGCTGGACGCCGGCAAGATCGACGAGGTCATCCTGGTCGGCGGCAGCACGCGCATCCCGGCGGTCAAGCGCATCGTGCAGGAGATCGTCGGCAAGACGCCGAACGAGTCCGTGAACCCCGACGAGGCCGTGGCGCTCGGCGCGGCCGTGCAGGCCGGCATCATCCAGGGCGACTCCAGCCTGGGCGACATCGTGCTCGTGGACGTCACCCCGCTGACCCTCGGCGTGGAGGTCAAGGGCGGCATGATCGCCCCGATGATCACCCGCAACACCACGGTGCCCGCCAAGAAGACCGAGATCTACACCACCGCCGAGAACAACCAGCCGGGCGTGGAGATCGTGGTGCTGCAGGGCGAGCGTCCCATGGCCGCCGACAACAAGAGCCTGGGCCGCTTCAAGCTGGAAGGGATTCCCCCCATGCGCGCCGGTCAGGCCCAGATCGAGGTCACCTTCGACATCGATGCCAACGGCATCCTGCACGTGACCGCGAAGGAGAAGACCTCCGGCAAGGAGAGCTCCATCCGCATCGAGAACACGACCACCCTGGACAAGACCGACGTCGAGCGCATGGTGAAGGAAGCCGAGCAGAACGCCGACGCCGACAAGAAGCGCCGCGAACGCGTCGAGAAGCGCAACACCCTCGACTCGCTGCGTGTCCAGGCCCTCGGGCAGATCGAGGAGAACGGCTCGGCCCCGCAGGACGCCAAGGACAAGCTCAAGGCCGCGGCCGACGAGGCCGAGGAAGCCGTGCGCGTGGACGACGACGCGAAGATCGAGTCGGCCCAGAAGAAGCTGGAGGAGGAACTCCGCTCCTTCATGACCGCCGCGCAGCAGGCCGGGCAGGGCCAGGGCGACGCCCAGGGCCAGCCGACCGCGAACAGGGCCGACGACGACGTGATCGACGCGGACTTCAAGCCCGCCGAGTAA